In Ictalurus punctatus breed USDA103 chromosome 3, Coco_2.0, whole genome shotgun sequence, the following are encoded in one genomic region:
- the vps26a gene encoding vacuolar protein sorting-associated protein 26A: MSFLGGLFGPVCEIDVVLNDAESRKTAELKTEDGKVEKHYLFYDGESVSGKVNLNVKQTGKRLEHQGIRIEFVGQIELFSDKSNTHEFVNLVKELALPGELTQNRSYDFEFMQVEKPYESYVGANVRLRYFLKVTIVRRLSDLVKEYDLIVHQLATYPDVNNSIKMEVGIEDCLHIEFEYNKSKYHLKDVIVGKIYFLLVRIKIQHMELQLIKKEMTGIGPSTTTETETVAKYEIMDGAPVKGESIPIRLFLAGYDLTATMRDVNKKFSVRYFLNLVLVDEEDRRYFKQQEIVLWRKAPEKLRKRNFHQRYESPESRPSLSAEQPEM; the protein is encoded by the exons AGTTTCCTCGGTGGTCTGTTTGGTCCTGTGTGTGAGATTGATGTCGTACTCAATGATGCTGAGAGCAGAAAAACAGCAGAGCTGAAGACAGAAGATGGGAAAGTGgagaaacattatttattttatgatggAGAGTCAGTTTCCGGAAAG GTAAACCTCAACGTAAAACAAACTGGTAAACGACTTGAACATCAGGGGATTCGGATAGAGTTTGTCGGACAGATTG AACTGTTCAGTGATAAAAGCAACACACACGAGTTTGTGAACCTGGTGAAGGAGCTTGCTCTTCCAGGAGAGCTGACCCAGAATCGCAGCTATGACTTTGAGTTCATGCAAGTGGAGAAGCCATACGAGTCCTACGTTGGAGCTAATGTGCGACTGAG gTATTTCCTCAAAGTAACCATAGTGAGGAGGCTTTCTGATTTGGTCAAGGAGTATGACCTCATTGTCCATCAGCTTGCTACCTACCCAGATGTCAACAATTCCATCAAGATGGAAGTGGGCATTGAGGACTGCCTACACATAGAGTTTGAGTACAACAAGTCCAA ATACCACCTAAAAGATGTAATTGTGGGTAAAATCTACTTTCTACTGGTTCGGATTAAAATCCAACACATGGAGCTTCAGCTAATCAAGAAAGAAATGACCGGCATTG GGCCGAGCACAACTACAGAGACAGAAACTGTGGCTAAATATGAGATTATGGATGGAGCACCAGTGAAGG GTGAGTCCATTCCCATACGCCTCTTCCTGGCTGGCTATGACCTCACAGCTACAATGAGAGATGTAAACAAGAAGTTCTCTGTGAGGTACTTCCTAAATCTGGTGCTGGTGGATGAAGAGGACAGGAGATACTTCAAACAGCAG GAGATTGTTTTGTGGCGAAAAGCCCCTGAGAAGCTCAGAAAACGCAACTTCCACCAGCGTTACGAGTCCCCGGAGTCACGACCGAGCCTCTCTGCTGAACAGCCTGAAATGTGA
- the supv3l1 gene encoding ATP-dependent RNA helicase SUPV3L1, mitochondrial isoform X1, whose protein sequence is MSVHRCVYLLTRLHLQRRACAIISSSAGHVCGAERAVLSSSSTRRSASSDSSWRPPDTSLFVPLAVKSDSAAEGAVGAELTRPLDKSELLKVLNRFYKRKEMQKLAADQGLDARLFHQAFISFRKYVLEMNAIAADLHIILSDICYGAGHIDDIFPYFMRHAKQIFPMLDCMDDLRKISDLRVPVNWYPEARAIQRKIIFHAGPTNSGKTYHAIQRYMEAKSGVYCGPLKLLAHEIFEKSNSAGVPCDLVTGEERTFVDPEGRQSNHVACTIEMCSVTTPYEVAVIDEIQMIRDPARGWAWTRALLGLCAEEIHVCGEPAAISFITELMFSTGEEVEVRNYKRLTPFTVSDHAVENLDNLKPGDCIVCFSKNDIYSVSRQIEIRGLECAVIYGSLPPGTKLAQAKKFNDPDDPCKILVATDAIGMGLNLSIRRIIFNSLVKPSVNEKGEKEMDTISTSQALQIAGRAGRFSSMFKEGEVTTMHRDDLPVLKEILSRPVDPVETAGLHPTAEQIEMFAYHLPDATLSNLVDIFVSLSQVDGLYFVCNIDDFKFLADMIQHIPLNLRSRYVFCTAPINKKQPFVCTSFLKFARQFSRDEPLTFAWVCRHVNWPLVPPKNIKDLVHLEAVHDVLDLYLWLSYRFMDMFPDANLVREIQQELDSIIQVGVRNITRLIRATESQGTGAGSAPESKTSPFPGLRLRKARGSKSHVLGKQDQRGVDSSLGARLVQEGLLTPELLQQLQREWTREQNPSGPTGTISKNKKKK, encoded by the exons ATGTCTGTTCACCGCTGTGTGTATTTACTGACGCGCTTACACTTGCAGCGCAGGGCCTGTGCGATCATATCCAGCTCTGCTGGGCATGTGTGTGGAGCAGAGAGAGCTGTGCTGAGCTCTTCATCTACACGAAGATCTGCATCTTCAGACAGCTCATGGAGACCCCCGGACACCTCTCTGTTCGTCCCACTCGCGGTGAAAAGCGACAGCGCAGCAGAAGGAGCGGTGGGAGCCGAGCTAACGCGGCCACTGGACAAAA GTGAACTTCTCAAAGTGCTGAATAGATTTTACAAAAGGAAAGAGATGCAGAAGCTTGCTGCTGATCAGGGGCTCGATG CTCGTCTCTTCCACCAAGCCTTTATTAGTTTCAGGAAGTATGTTCTAGAGATGAACGCTATTGCTGCTGATCTGCACATTATTCTTAGCGACATCTGCTATGGAGCAG gacacATTGATGATATTTTCCCATACTTTATGAGGCATGCCAAACAGATCTTTCCCATGCTGGACTGCATGGATGACCTGCGCAAGATTAGCGATTTGCGTGTCCCAGTGAACTG GTATCCTGAGGCCCGAGCTATTCAGCGGAAGATCATTTTCCATGCCGGTCCAACTAACAGTGGTAAGACCTACCACGCCATTCAGAGATACATGGAGGCAAAATCTGGCGTTTACTGCGGTCCTCTCAAGCTGCTGGCCCATGAGATCTTTGAAAAAAGTAACTCTGCA GGTGTGCCATGTGATCTGGTGACAGGAGAAGAGAGAACCTTTGTGGATCCAGAGGGGAGACAATCTAATCATGTTGCCTGTACTATTGAAATGTGCAGTGTTACAACTCCAT ACGAAGTAGCGGTCATTGATGAGATTCAGATGATCAGAGATCCTGCCAGAGGATGGGCCTGGACTAGAGCGCTGCTGG GTCTGTGTGCTGAGGAGATTCATGTGTGTGGAGAACCTGCAGCCATTAGCTTCATCACTGAACTCATGTTCAGCACTGGCGAGGAGGTGGAG GTCCGCAACTATAAGCGGCTGACTCCGTTCACTGTCTCGGACCATGCGGTAGAAAATTTGGACAACCTGAAGCCCGGCgactgcattgtgtgttttagcaaaaaTGACATCTACTCAGTGAGCAGGCAGATAGAAATCCGAGGCCTAGAATGTGCTGTCATTTACGGCAGTCTGCCACCTG GTACCAAGCTGGCTCAAGCAAAAAAGTTCAATGACCCAGATGACCCCTGTAAGATCCTCGTCGCTACCGATGCAATTGGAATGGGTTTGAACTT GAGCATCAGGAGAATAATATTTAACTCCCTGGTGAAGCCCAGCGTGAATGAGAAGGGGGAGAAGGAGATGGACACCATTTCCACCTCTCAGGCTCTGCAAATCGCTGGCCGAGCAGGTCGCTTCAGTTCCATGTTTAAAGAAGGAGAGGTGACCACCATGCATCGCGATGATCTGCCTGTGCTGAAGGAGATCCTGAGCAGACCTGTTGACCCTGTGGAG ACAGCAGGTCTACACCCCACTGCAGAACAGATAGAGATGTTTGCTTATCACCTTCCTGATGCTACGCTCTCCAATCTCGTT GATATATTTGTGAGCCTCTCACAAGTAGATGGCCTTTACTTTGTCTGCAACATCGATGACTTCAAGTTCCTGGCAGACATGATCCAGCACATTCCTCTGAACCTGCGCTCTCGCTACGTCTTCTGTACAGCACCCATTAACAAGAAACAGCCCTTCGTTTGCACGTCCTTCCTGAAG tTTGCTAGGCAGTTCAGCAGAGACGAGCCGTTGACTTTTGCCTGGGTGTGTCGACATGTCAACTGGCCATTGGTCCCTCCCAAAAATATTAAGGACCTTGTTCACCTGGAGGCTGTACATGATGTGCTGGACCTCTACCTTTGGCTCAG CTATCGCTTCATGGACATGTTCCCTGATGCCAACCTTGTCCGTGAGATCCAGCAGGAACTGGACAGCATCATTCAGGTTGGAGTGAGAAACATTACACGGCTCATCCGTGCCACAGAATCACAAGGCACCGGTGCAGGTTCTGCACCTGAATCAAAAACCTCCCCATTCCCTGGACTAAGACTGAGAAAAGCTCGGGGATCCAAATCACATGTTCTCGGCAAACAGGACCAGAGGGGTGTGGACAGTTCTCTCGGCGCTCGTCTAGTTCAGGAGGGTCTGCTCACGCCAGAGCTCCTGCAGCAGCTGCAGAGAGAGTGGACAAGAGAGCAGAACCCCAGTGGACCTACAGGGACtattagcaaaaataaaaaaaagaaatga
- the supv3l1 gene encoding ATP-dependent RNA helicase SUPV3L1, mitochondrial isoform X2 — MKASYFCFTVHMRRACAIISSSAGHVCGAERAVLSSSSTRRSASSDSSWRPPDTSLFVPLAVKSDSAAEGAVGAELTRPLDKSELLKVLNRFYKRKEMQKLAADQGLDARLFHQAFISFRKYVLEMNAIAADLHIILSDICYGAGHIDDIFPYFMRHAKQIFPMLDCMDDLRKISDLRVPVNWYPEARAIQRKIIFHAGPTNSGKTYHAIQRYMEAKSGVYCGPLKLLAHEIFEKSNSAGVPCDLVTGEERTFVDPEGRQSNHVACTIEMCSVTTPYEVAVIDEIQMIRDPARGWAWTRALLGLCAEEIHVCGEPAAISFITELMFSTGEEVEVRNYKRLTPFTVSDHAVENLDNLKPGDCIVCFSKNDIYSVSRQIEIRGLECAVIYGSLPPGTKLAQAKKFNDPDDPCKILVATDAIGMGLNLSIRRIIFNSLVKPSVNEKGEKEMDTISTSQALQIAGRAGRFSSMFKEGEVTTMHRDDLPVLKEILSRPVDPVETAGLHPTAEQIEMFAYHLPDATLSNLVDIFVSLSQVDGLYFVCNIDDFKFLADMIQHIPLNLRSRYVFCTAPINKKQPFVCTSFLKFARQFSRDEPLTFAWVCRHVNWPLVPPKNIKDLVHLEAVHDVLDLYLWLSYRFMDMFPDANLVREIQQELDSIIQVGVRNITRLIRATESQGTGAGSAPESKTSPFPGLRLRKARGSKSHVLGKQDQRGVDSSLGARLVQEGLLTPELLQQLQREWTREQNPSGPTGTISKNKKKK; from the exons ATGAAAGCTTCGTACTTTTGCTTCACAGTTCACATG CGCAGGGCCTGTGCGATCATATCCAGCTCTGCTGGGCATGTGTGTGGAGCAGAGAGAGCTGTGCTGAGCTCTTCATCTACACGAAGATCTGCATCTTCAGACAGCTCATGGAGACCCCCGGACACCTCTCTGTTCGTCCCACTCGCGGTGAAAAGCGACAGCGCAGCAGAAGGAGCGGTGGGAGCCGAGCTAACGCGGCCACTGGACAAAA GTGAACTTCTCAAAGTGCTGAATAGATTTTACAAAAGGAAAGAGATGCAGAAGCTTGCTGCTGATCAGGGGCTCGATG CTCGTCTCTTCCACCAAGCCTTTATTAGTTTCAGGAAGTATGTTCTAGAGATGAACGCTATTGCTGCTGATCTGCACATTATTCTTAGCGACATCTGCTATGGAGCAG gacacATTGATGATATTTTCCCATACTTTATGAGGCATGCCAAACAGATCTTTCCCATGCTGGACTGCATGGATGACCTGCGCAAGATTAGCGATTTGCGTGTCCCAGTGAACTG GTATCCTGAGGCCCGAGCTATTCAGCGGAAGATCATTTTCCATGCCGGTCCAACTAACAGTGGTAAGACCTACCACGCCATTCAGAGATACATGGAGGCAAAATCTGGCGTTTACTGCGGTCCTCTCAAGCTGCTGGCCCATGAGATCTTTGAAAAAAGTAACTCTGCA GGTGTGCCATGTGATCTGGTGACAGGAGAAGAGAGAACCTTTGTGGATCCAGAGGGGAGACAATCTAATCATGTTGCCTGTACTATTGAAATGTGCAGTGTTACAACTCCAT ACGAAGTAGCGGTCATTGATGAGATTCAGATGATCAGAGATCCTGCCAGAGGATGGGCCTGGACTAGAGCGCTGCTGG GTCTGTGTGCTGAGGAGATTCATGTGTGTGGAGAACCTGCAGCCATTAGCTTCATCACTGAACTCATGTTCAGCACTGGCGAGGAGGTGGAG GTCCGCAACTATAAGCGGCTGACTCCGTTCACTGTCTCGGACCATGCGGTAGAAAATTTGGACAACCTGAAGCCCGGCgactgcattgtgtgttttagcaaaaaTGACATCTACTCAGTGAGCAGGCAGATAGAAATCCGAGGCCTAGAATGTGCTGTCATTTACGGCAGTCTGCCACCTG GTACCAAGCTGGCTCAAGCAAAAAAGTTCAATGACCCAGATGACCCCTGTAAGATCCTCGTCGCTACCGATGCAATTGGAATGGGTTTGAACTT GAGCATCAGGAGAATAATATTTAACTCCCTGGTGAAGCCCAGCGTGAATGAGAAGGGGGAGAAGGAGATGGACACCATTTCCACCTCTCAGGCTCTGCAAATCGCTGGCCGAGCAGGTCGCTTCAGTTCCATGTTTAAAGAAGGAGAGGTGACCACCATGCATCGCGATGATCTGCCTGTGCTGAAGGAGATCCTGAGCAGACCTGTTGACCCTGTGGAG ACAGCAGGTCTACACCCCACTGCAGAACAGATAGAGATGTTTGCTTATCACCTTCCTGATGCTACGCTCTCCAATCTCGTT GATATATTTGTGAGCCTCTCACAAGTAGATGGCCTTTACTTTGTCTGCAACATCGATGACTTCAAGTTCCTGGCAGACATGATCCAGCACATTCCTCTGAACCTGCGCTCTCGCTACGTCTTCTGTACAGCACCCATTAACAAGAAACAGCCCTTCGTTTGCACGTCCTTCCTGAAG tTTGCTAGGCAGTTCAGCAGAGACGAGCCGTTGACTTTTGCCTGGGTGTGTCGACATGTCAACTGGCCATTGGTCCCTCCCAAAAATATTAAGGACCTTGTTCACCTGGAGGCTGTACATGATGTGCTGGACCTCTACCTTTGGCTCAG CTATCGCTTCATGGACATGTTCCCTGATGCCAACCTTGTCCGTGAGATCCAGCAGGAACTGGACAGCATCATTCAGGTTGGAGTGAGAAACATTACACGGCTCATCCGTGCCACAGAATCACAAGGCACCGGTGCAGGTTCTGCACCTGAATCAAAAACCTCCCCATTCCCTGGACTAAGACTGAGAAAAGCTCGGGGATCCAAATCACATGTTCTCGGCAAACAGGACCAGAGGGGTGTGGACAGTTCTCTCGGCGCTCGTCTAGTTCAGGAGGGTCTGCTCACGCCAGAGCTCCTGCAGCAGCTGCAGAGAGAGTGGACAAGAGAGCAGAACCCCAGTGGACCTACAGGGACtattagcaaaaataaaaaaaagaaatga